The following are encoded together in the Tribolium castaneum strain GA2 chromosome 3, icTriCast1.1, whole genome shotgun sequence genome:
- the LOC663405 gene encoding uncharacterized protein LOC663405, translating into MFARTQSTFVWIMATGLAFLGVLRALTIDNQLQVIKNDCYERLAIGQRHNPKDVYKTSQVTTVLECQLFCTKEKELCKSFSFGIGVKGNASCELSNDTIKETADLKPIGTKADTEFDLYIKKLGCTLVIDKNNPAFDQYSNNNKPQSTEYGQPQGGSYGTTPNKPSSGYDKPPPSPSYEKPTRPSSSGYDKPSSSGYDKPSTSGYDKPSSPNYNKPTYAVNEPPSSGYGYGSPNKPSYSKPQEETGHVETMVSISTGPQKPVLHPVHEILVGQGLYNYARPPFRPPALNHPYDRYDYDSRPGESNQVPYGHRPIPEKYGSYIPRPDNYYRPEPDDYYRPRPEHEYYRPRPNDDYGHRPGDYYRPNYRPRPPIDDYDRPTRPSSNYDRPRPPSGGYDRPDPPNNYDRPRPPTGGYDRPDPPSSNYDRPRPPIGGYDRPDPPSSNYDRPRPPIGGYDKPDPPITNYDRPRPPIGGYDRPEPPTGNYDRPRPPSSGYDRPNPPTSSYDRPKPPSGYDRPDPPTNNYDRPRPPSSNYDRPDPPNGNYERPKPPSSNYDRPNPSSTNNYDRPKPPSNTYDRPDPPTSNYDKPRPPSDSYVRPEPPSSNYDRPRPPSDSYVRPERPSSNYDRPNPPSSSYDRPSKPTNEYLFDKTIDRYDTQPEKGDNYQKPGTVKPTDGYDNSIKGNPKPKEPHSKPIVTHAIGSHGESITSIITELDEACFRRVLAGKRVTRALVKRALFCERVEDCQRECADEKRFPCEGFNYRLDPSGRGKGECELLEIPLSHLDIGRDLYPDPDYDYYERDRNAASANCKGGYYEQYGGNDGYYNRRHDQRPFDWWEEDRNRYGNRRPRPDFGYNRPDYGYDGYRPNGNRRGDFAYHHSHHSDPHNYHFEHYDHGLAPYDYKSYEPYLPPHRRPPYDEDRFYNKHYGNRDREKNYWGIAKPTWGTYGGSYGTSYNPHEFDRRNYYLPPQIGGSKDWGQYGGSYGNGGLNLQYNGYGHSQSFDFWGLNKYEEKFHNYGELPPNKPPSGGSYPPLKPPSNEGGNYLPVLPPKRPTSGSYLPENPPSYLPVLPPKSPNEGSYLPEKPSHGGSYLPEIPSKPPNGGSYLPELPGRYPINTGSYLPLPGKHDNDFYNSILPAEPRYPYRYDFLKDECSLRTAAGFRLQKGIVKKFYAVPNIYECELLCFKEKEFPCASYAFRYTVSLTSPTDNCYLSNRNYKELDYYTDLEPDRDFDVYTMNNMKKCDQPVIRGKEHSECFWRVRSAQRLDHKVVRDSLSVKSIVDCQLECLKSIGFTCRAFSYRYGSPVIGGPVDNCLLTDWPYYEMDPRIHFVPEPGFEIYERGSFGHGCEPHHFGIRGRPWKNPGMRLDQLCYSGYGSPSKLLPQACRKEIQVATEEECKAECSKYRDKTLFHCMSLSFSTRSSKWEPNCRLSDILQRDLLPNVDYIPDPDSWLFAWDNYNPECTATAHNPSHNHIGHKEDRNDFDDMSNAIGTWRVYSVSGWPCRRGSRCRENREAGFWFCELEGGDSNTWDYCCRPDHQCGFSHGFEYQWCYVGPSRTQWRKCSDRYYPYVHNLIDRFDRPPASAPWTPNNYLPDTRPPPYLPGGRPDRPPAPPTRPPPRPTLDEYEMQFESQFLDPPKPGGFGQPRHWPLSYLHKEMPPNSTDSDSRLMKAVQGRDSNPKFAAIQNLIDIIKSNDLKNVQYQITNESNKHDDILFVKIPLPTNFTQETRKSEKMVNATSVISGPIDLGNGGKNTTKRSQKALPVQERPVPVYRRGYITRTNVTNHRPRVSRTL; encoded by the exons atgtttgcaaGGACGCAAAGTACTTTCGTGTGGATTATGGCCACGGGTCTTGCATTTTTGGGAGTTTTGAGGGCGCTAACGATCGACAATCAACTCCAAGTTATCAAAAACG ATTGTTACGAACGCTTGGCGATTGGTCAACGACATAATCCTAAGGACGTATATAAAACCTCTCAAGTTACGACGGTGCTGGAGTGCCAGTTGTTTTGCACCAAAGAAAAAGAACTTTGCAAGTCTTTCAGCTTCGG AATCGGAGTCAAAGGCAACGCAAGTTGTGAGCTTAGCAATGACACTATCAAGGAAACTGCCGATTTAAAACCGATCGGTACTAAAGCTGATACCGAATTTGActtgtatataaaaaaattaggatgTACGTTAGTGATAGATAAAAATAACCCGGCTTTCGATCagtatagtaataataataagccaCAAAGTACAGAATATGGACAACCCCAAGGCGGCAGTTATGGCACAACACCTAATAAACCATCAAGTGGTTACGATAAACCACCACCTAGCCCGAGTTACGAAAAACCAACTAGACCGTCTAGTTCCGGTTACGACAAACCATCTAGTTCTGGTTACGACAAACCATCTACTTCAGGTTATGACAAACCATCCAGTCCTAATTACAATAAACCGACGTATGCTGTTAACGAACCGCCTTCTTCCGGTTATGGTTACGGTTCACCAAATAAACCAAGTTACAGTAAACCGCAAGAAGAAACCGGACACGTTGAAACTATGGTCAGTATTAGCACAGGGCCTCAAAAGCCGGTCCTGCATCCAGTTCATGAAATCCTAGTAGGCCAAGGACTTTATAATTATGCAAGACCACCATTTCGACCACCTGCTTTAAATCATCCGTACGATAGATATGACTACGATTCAAGGCCTGGAGAAAGTAATCAAGTGCCATACGGCCATCGGCCAATTCCCGAAAAATACGGTTCTTATATACCACGACCGGACAATTATTACAGACCTGAACCAGATGACTACTACAGACCGAGACCTGAACATGAATATTACAGACCAAGACCAAATGATGATTATGGTCATAGACCGGGTGATTATTACAGGCCCAATTACAGACCTCGCCCACCTATTGACGATTATGACAGACCCACACGCCCTAGCAGCAATTATGACAGACCTAGACCTCCCTCAGGCGGTTACGACAGGCCTGATCCACCAAATAACTACGACAGACCACGACCCCCAACTGGAGGATATGACAGACCGGATCCACCTAGTAGCAACTATGACCGGCCAAGACCTCCAATAGGCGGTTATGACAGACCAGATCCACCTAGTAGCAACTATGACAGACCAAGACCTCCGATTGGCGGTTACGACAAACCGGATCCACCTATTACCAACTATGACAGACCAAGACCTCCAATTGGCGGTTACGACAGACCAGAACCACCTACTGGCAACTATGACAGACCTAGACCACCCTCTAGCGGATATGACAGACCTAATCCGCCTACTAGTAGTTATGATAGACCAAAACCACCCAGTGGATATGACCGACCAGATCCGCCCACCAATAATTACGACAGACCACGACCACCTAGCAGTAATTATGACAGACCTGATCCACCTAATGGTAACTACGAGCGACCAAAACCCCCAAGTAGCAATTATGACCGACCTAATCCTTCCTCCACAAACAATTATGATAGACCGAAACCACCCAGTAATACGTATGACAGACCAGATCCTCCTACTAGTAACTATGACAAGCCTAGGCCTCCTTCTGATAGCTATGTTAGACCAGAACCGCCTAGCAGTAACTATGACAGACCTAGACCTCCTAGTGATAGTTATGTTAGACCAGAACGCCCTAGCAGCAACTATGACAGACCAAACCCTCCTAGTAGCAGTTATGACAGACCATCTAAACCGACAAACGAATACTTGTTTGACAAGACAATCGACAGATATGACACACAACCAGAGAAAGGCGACAATTATCAAAAACCTGGAACCGTTAAACCAACTGATGGTTACGATAACTCCATCAAAGGAAATCCTAAACCGAAAGAACCCCATTCAAAACCAATCGTAACACACGCGATCGGCTCCCATGGAGAATCGATTACTTCGATAATCACCGAATTAGATGAAG caTGCTTCAGGAGAGTATTGGCCGGAAAACGCGTAACTCGTGCACTCGTTAAACGCGCGTTATTTTGCGAAAGAGTCGAAGATTGTCAACGCGAATGTGCAGATGAAAAACGGTTTCCTTGCGAAGGATTTAATTACAG aTTGGATCCGTCAGGCCGTGGAAAAGGCGAATGCGAGCTCCTCGAAATCCCTTTATCCCATTTAGATATCGGGAGAGATCTATACCCCGACCCGGATTACGATTACTACGAACGAGACCGAAACGCCGCTAGTGCAAATTGCAAAGGCGGTTACTACGAACAATACGGTGGTAACGACGGTTACTATAACCGACGTCACGACCAGAGACCGTTCGATTGGTGGGAAGAAGACAGAAACCGGTACGGTAACAGAAGACCACGCCCCGATTTCGGTTACAACCGGCCTGATTACGGCTACGACGGCTACAGGCCGAATGGTAACAGACGGGGAG acTTTGCCTATCATCATTCACACCATTCCGACCCACACAATTATCATTTTGAGCACTATGATCATGGTCTTGCACCATATGATTACAAATCATACGAGCCATATTTACCTCCTCACAGAAGGCCACCATATGACGAAGACAGGTTTTACAACAAACACTACGGAAACCGAGACAGAGAGAAAAACTACTGGGGGATCGCTAAACCGACATGGGGCACATATGGAGGCTCGTACGGAACGAGTTATAACCCCCACGAGTTCGACCGAAGAAATTATTACTTGCCCCCGCAAATCGGCGGTTCGAAAGACTGGGGTCAATATGGGGGTAGTTATGGGAATGGCGGTCTAAACTTACAATACAACGGTTACGGACACAGCCAAAGTTTCGACTTCTGGGGGCTAAACAAATACGAGGAGAAATTCCACAATTATGGAGAATTGCCCCCGAATAAACCTCCAAGTGGGGGAAGCTATCCCCCTCTGAAACCTCCAAGTAATGAAGGAGGTAACTACTTGCCGGTATTACCACCGAAACGACCAACCAGCGGAAGTTACCTTCCAGAAAACCCGCCAAGTTATTTACCCGTGTTACCACCTAAATCTCCCAATGAGGGAAGTTACTTGCCGGAAAAACCCTCTCATGGGGGCAGTTACTTGCCGGAAATACCCTCAAAACCCCCAAATGGCGGTAGTTATTTGCCGGAATTGCCCGGAAGATATCCGATAAATACCGGAAGTTATTTGCCGTTGCCGGGTAAACACGATAACGATTTTTACAATTCAATTCTTCCGGCTGAACCGAGGTATCCGTATCGCTACGATTTTCTCAAGGACG AGTGCTCTTTGAGAACTGCGGCAGGTTTTAGGTTGCAAAAAGGCAtagttaaaaagttttatgCTGTGCCGAATATTTACGAATGCGAACTTTTGTGTTTCAAAGAGAAGGAATTTCCTTGTGCATCGTATGCCTTCAG ATACACGGTTTCTTTGACTTCGCCAACGGACAATTGTTATTTGAGTAATCGCAATTATAAGGAATTAGACTATTACACGGACTTGGAACCCGACAGAGACTTTGATGTTTACACTATGAACAATATGAAGAAATGTGACCAACCTGTAATTCGTGGCAAAGAACATAGTG AGTGCTTCTGGCGCGTCCGAAGCGCCCAAAGACTGGACCACAAAGTCGTCCGCGATTCCCTATCAGTGAAATCAATCGTAGACTGCCAGCTCGAATGTTTAAAATCAATTGGTTTCACATGTCGAGCTTTCAGCTACAGATACGGATCTCCGGTAATAGGGGGCCCAGTCGACAACTGTCTTTTAACCGACTGGCCATATTACGAAATGGACCCCCGAATTCACTTCGTACCCGAACCCGGCTTCGAAATTTACGAAAGAGGGAGTTTTGGACATGGATGCGAACCGCACCATTTCGGGATTAGGGGACGCCCTTGGAAAAACCCAGGGATGCGACTAGACCAAC tgTGCTATAGTGGATACGGTTCTCCCTCAAAACTGTTGCCACAAGCTTGCAGAAAAGAAATTCAAGTTGCGACTGAGGAGGAATGCAAGGCCGAATGTTCGAAATATAGGGACAAGACGCTATTCCACTGCATGTCACTAAGTTTCAG CACCAGAAGTTCAAAGTGGGAACCAAACTGTCGATTATCGGATATTTTACAAAGGGATTTATTGCCCAATGTTGACTATATTCCCGATCCCGACTCTTGGCTCTTTGCTTGGGATAATTATAATCCAGAGTGTACAGCAACTGCCCACAACCCCAGTCACAATCACATAGGGCACAAGGAAGACCGCAACGATTTCGATG ACATGTCCAACGCTATTGGAACCTGGAGAGTCTACAGTGTCAGTGGATGGCCTTGCCGCAGAGGAAGCCGTTGTCGGGAAAACAGGGAAGCAGGATTTTGGTTCTGCGAATTAGAAGGGGGTGATTCAAACACTTGGGATTACTGCTGCCGACCTGACCATCAGTGTGGGTTCTCGCACGGTTTTGAATATCAAtg GTGTTACGTGGGCCCCTCGCGCACGCAGTGGCGCAAATGCAGCGACCGCTACTACCCCTACGTGCACAACCTCATCGACCGCTTTGACCGCCCCCCGGCCTCGGCCCCCTGGACCCCCAATAATTACCTCCCGGACACGCGTCCGCCCCCGTACCTGCCTGGAGGCCGCCCCGATCGGCCCCCGGCGCCGCCTACACGGCCACCCCCACGTCCGACCCTTGACGAGTACGAAATGCAGTTCGAGAGCCAGTTCTTGGATCCCCCTAAACCTGGGGGCTTTGGGCAACCGCGACACTGGCCCTTGTCTTATTTGCACAAGGAGATGCCTCCCAATAGCACCGACTCGGACTCGAGGCTCATGAAAGCCGTCCAAGGCCGCGACAGCAACCCCAAATTCGCGGCCATTCAGAATTTGATCGATATCATAAAATCGAATGATCTCAAGAATGTTCAGTACCAGATAACCAACGAATCGAATAAACATGACGATATTTTGTTTGTGAAGATTCCACTGCCGACGAATTTTACGCAAGAGACGCGGAAAAGCGagaaaatggtgaatgcgacGAGTGTTATTTCCGGTCCGATTGATTTGGGAAATGGAGGGAAAAATACCACGAAAAGATCTCAAAAGGCACTGCCGGTACAAGAGAGGCCTGTGCCCGTTTACAGAAGAGGGTACATAACCAGGACTAACGTTACTAATCATAGACCGAGAGTTAGTAGAACACTGTAA